A single Crateriforma conspicua DNA region contains:
- a CDS encoding prolyl oligopeptidase family serine peptidase — protein sequence MRDRTNQSSVPSASRLLSTHRSRVIWLCVLVAWIGTAGPSFGQGSRSDYQRWETLDRTVAGKVFRNDVSAHWINDDLFWYRVRTRDQGERFVVVNAATGKKSSDYDRDQLRDAIAGDAEDVDIDSIFGLKPRRTIASSHYRGSPTSIEFDNRTDQDLKVHYRSGDGTERYYGDVKAGASRQWSTYDGHAWVLRNADGKAIACFVADTTPGIAVIDADTPRPASAQPRRRRDESRLQKSPDEAWEIRIDDHNLHLTHRDDAAKNWTTADGSQPHSYGGKVHWSPDSKHFVVMKTRPGTRRKIHLIDSSPDDSHHGKLLTLDYAKPGDDLDVRTLILFSADGSRRFEIDNTRFPNPYQLSDFQWDPDSSGFSFLYNQRGHQVLRLVRVNADDGSTSTLIDETSDTFICYSSKNYLRRLHGSDEAIWMSERSGWNHLYLVDQKSGKMSDITHGCLGLDGQFVVRGVEKVDAEKRRLWVKVSGIHPGEDPYHVHLLAVDFDGNNATILTGGDGNHRWDFSPNGRYLIDQYSRVDLPNRSVLRDAETGKSICELETADIRALLETGWRVPERFVAKGRDGQTDIHGIIVRPTGFDPRRKYPVLEYIYAGPHGSFVPKSFGTHSRLYKMAELGFIVVQIDGMGTNHRSKAFHDVCWKNLGDSGFPDRIAWMKAAAETRPEMDLRRVGIWGGSAGGQSALRALLAHGDFYQAAVADCGCHDNRVDKIWWNEQWMGWPIGPHYKEQSNVTCAHQLRGDLMLIVGELDRNVDPISTMQVVDALVRADKDFELLVMPGVGHGAAGHPYAARRQADFFVRKLQGRQPRWDSDDRNNEPDTD from the coding sequence ATGCGTGACCGTACCAATCAAAGCTCCGTACCGTCCGCATCGCGGTTGTTGTCAACGCATCGGTCGCGCGTGATTTGGCTTTGCGTTCTTGTCGCGTGGATCGGCACCGCGGGGCCAAGTTTCGGCCAGGGCAGCCGCAGCGACTACCAGCGATGGGAAACGCTGGATCGCACCGTCGCCGGCAAGGTCTTTCGCAATGACGTTTCGGCTCATTGGATCAACGACGACCTGTTTTGGTACCGCGTGCGGACCCGCGACCAGGGCGAACGGTTTGTGGTGGTCAACGCCGCGACCGGGAAAAAGTCGTCCGACTATGACCGCGACCAACTCCGCGATGCCATCGCCGGCGATGCCGAAGACGTGGACATCGATTCGATTTTTGGGCTGAAACCCCGTCGAACCATCGCGTCAAGCCATTATCGTGGTTCGCCCACCAGTATCGAATTTGACAACCGCACCGACCAGGATTTGAAAGTCCATTACCGCAGCGGCGACGGCACCGAGCGGTATTACGGTGACGTCAAAGCCGGCGCGTCACGACAGTGGTCCACCTACGACGGACACGCGTGGGTCTTGCGGAACGCCGACGGCAAGGCGATTGCATGCTTTGTTGCCGACACGACACCGGGCATCGCCGTAATCGATGCGGACACCCCACGCCCCGCGTCTGCCCAGCCCAGACGCCGACGCGATGAATCACGATTGCAGAAATCGCCCGACGAAGCGTGGGAAATTCGTATCGACGACCACAACCTTCACCTGACCCACCGTGACGACGCAGCCAAAAATTGGACCACCGCGGACGGATCGCAACCGCACAGTTATGGCGGCAAAGTTCATTGGTCGCCCGATTCGAAACACTTCGTCGTGATGAAAACACGACCGGGAACACGACGCAAAATCCATCTGATCGATTCTTCACCGGACGACAGCCATCACGGCAAACTGCTCACTCTTGATTACGCCAAACCGGGTGACGATTTAGACGTTCGCACATTGATTCTGTTTTCCGCCGATGGTTCACGACGTTTCGAGATCGACAACACGCGGTTTCCGAATCCTTATCAGTTGTCCGATTTCCAGTGGGATCCCGATTCGTCGGGCTTCAGCTTCCTGTACAACCAACGCGGGCATCAGGTGTTGCGTCTGGTCAGGGTGAATGCGGATGACGGGTCGACGTCAACGCTGATCGATGAAACCAGTGATACGTTCATCTGCTATTCCAGCAAGAATTATCTGCGTCGCTTGCACGGAAGCGATGAAGCGATCTGGATGAGCGAACGCAGCGGCTGGAATCATCTGTATCTGGTCGATCAGAAGTCCGGCAAGATGTCCGACATCACGCACGGATGCCTTGGGCTGGACGGCCAATTTGTGGTTCGCGGCGTGGAAAAGGTGGATGCGGAGAAACGCCGACTTTGGGTGAAAGTCAGCGGCATCCATCCGGGCGAAGATCCCTATCACGTACATTTGTTGGCGGTCGACTTCGACGGCAACAACGCGACCATTCTTACCGGGGGCGACGGCAATCACCGCTGGGACTTCAGCCCGAATGGACGCTATCTGATTGATCAATACAGCCGCGTGGACCTGCCGAACCGATCGGTGCTGCGCGATGCGGAAACGGGCAAAAGTATCTGTGAACTGGAAACGGCCGACATACGCGCGCTGTTGGAAACCGGATGGCGTGTCCCGGAACGTTTTGTCGCCAAAGGCCGCGACGGCCAAACCGACATCCATGGAATCATTGTCCGTCCGACCGGCTTTGATCCGCGGCGGAAATACCCGGTCTTGGAATACATCTATGCCGGCCCCCACGGTTCATTTGTCCCCAAGTCATTCGGCACGCATTCGCGGTTGTACAAAATGGCGGAACTGGGGTTCATCGTCGTCCAAATCGATGGCATGGGCACCAACCACCGCAGCAAAGCCTTTCACGACGTGTGTTGGAAGAACCTGGGCGACAGCGGGTTCCCCGATCGCATCGCTTGGATGAAAGCGGCCGCGGAAACACGCCCCGAGATGGACCTCCGCCGCGTCGGCATCTGGGGCGGTTCGGCCGGCGGACAAAGCGCACTTCGCGCGCTGTTGGCACACGGTGACTTCTATCAAGCAGCCGTCGCCGACTGTGGTTGTCACGACAATCGCGTGGACAAGATCTGGTGGAACGAACAATGGATGGGCTGGCCGATCGGTCCCCATTACAAGGAACAATCCAACGTCACTTGTGCACATCAATTGCGGGGCGATCTGATGCTGATCGTCGGTGAACTGGATCGCAACGTGGATCCGATCAGCACGATGCAAGTGGTCGATGCGTTGGTCCGTGCCGACAAAGACTTTGAACTGTTGGTCATGCCCGGTGTCGGTCACGGTGCGGCCGGACATCCGTATGCGGCACGTCGGCAAGCCGATTTCTTTGTCCGCAAACTTCAGGGCCGCCAACCACGCTGGGACTCCGACGACCGGAACAACGAACCGGACACCGACTGA
- a CDS encoding ABC transporter permease codes for MASPALTGPSDSTPPWLRKIDDWCLRIGDWINPILVKETRQALKSRQFLVTFSLLLIAALGWTIVGSMMRMPQIYTTPTASFMLVGYYVVLAVPMLLVVPLAAYRSLEAELDDGTLELLSISTLSPWQIVLGKLASGTLQMTLYFVALLPCFAFAYTLRGIDLPTLLLVMAFLFLCGLLLTTAALTFAPQSRSRNARVVTLLLVLSMLLLGEYVIGAACITMIWFGIPFPTTLIVFAVVSALLLSFAIGNLLVTTTAMMLTPESENRSTRLRLSLLLLTVIAIGLNVFGVQVFAEEGLVLAFPTAIFLTILWLVSGSMMAAESPAMTPRIRRELPETFAGRAVGTFLTPGPAAGLIFGVVGLVSVLVVSLEVLRLYRNQPNSTMPSGFFDQATNFVTMLGAYAVIFLVATRWLVAFVRRFHHVRVEFGIAAFIVVAVFAAVIPYSIGLYLADGRDFRYSTWQISNWAWTLSLDVNQVPVWVPFLLTGTAVIGLLSSLLISSTITLPRKTLVPKRVIDEQQRTSKQPVSAS; via the coding sequence ATGGCTTCCCCTGCGTTGACCGGGCCGTCGGATTCGACTCCGCCGTGGCTGCGAAAAATCGACGATTGGTGTTTGCGGATCGGCGACTGGATCAATCCGATTCTGGTCAAGGAGACTCGCCAGGCCCTGAAGAGTCGGCAATTTCTGGTGACGTTTTCCTTGTTGCTGATCGCCGCACTCGGCTGGACGATCGTCGGCAGCATGATGCGGATGCCCCAGATCTACACCACGCCGACCGCGTCCTTCATGCTGGTTGGTTACTACGTGGTGCTGGCCGTCCCGATGCTGTTGGTCGTTCCGCTGGCAGCGTATCGAAGTTTGGAGGCGGAGTTGGACGACGGCACGTTGGAACTGTTGTCGATATCGACGCTTAGCCCCTGGCAAATCGTGCTGGGCAAATTGGCCAGCGGCACGCTGCAGATGACCCTGTATTTCGTCGCGTTGTTGCCCTGCTTTGCATTCGCCTACACGTTGCGAGGTATTGATTTGCCCACGCTATTGCTGGTGATGGCGTTCTTGTTTCTGTGTGGTCTGTTGCTGACCACCGCGGCGTTGACGTTTGCCCCCCAGTCGCGATCGCGTAATGCCCGCGTGGTCACGCTGTTGTTGGTCTTGTCGATGTTATTGCTGGGTGAATACGTCATCGGTGCCGCCTGCATCACGATGATCTGGTTTGGCATTCCGTTCCCTACCACCTTGATTGTGTTCGCGGTCGTGTCGGCTTTGTTGCTTTCGTTTGCGATTGGCAACCTGTTGGTGACCACGACGGCAATGATGCTGACGCCGGAAAGCGAAAACCGGTCGACGCGTTTGCGATTGTCGTTGTTGTTGTTGACCGTGATCGCGATCGGGCTGAACGTTTTTGGTGTCCAAGTGTTTGCCGAAGAGGGGCTGGTGCTTGCGTTTCCGACCGCGATTTTCTTGACCATTTTGTGGTTGGTCAGCGGATCGATGATGGCTGCGGAATCACCGGCGATGACGCCGCGGATTCGGCGTGAATTGCCGGAAACGTTCGCCGGTCGCGCGGTGGGCACATTCTTGACGCCGGGGCCCGCCGCTGGATTGATCTTCGGCGTGGTCGGTTTGGTCAGTGTGTTGGTGGTTTCTTTGGAAGTATTGCGTCTGTACCGCAATCAGCCGAACAGTACGATGCCGTCCGGCTTCTTTGACCAGGCAACCAATTTTGTGACCATGCTTGGTGCTTATGCGGTGATCTTTTTGGTCGCCACGCGTTGGTTGGTCGCTTTCGTGCGTCGGTTTCATCACGTCCGTGTCGAATTCGGCATCGCCGCTTTCATCGTGGTGGCGGTGTTTGCCGCGGTCATTCCCTATTCGATCGGTCTCTATTTGGCCGATGGGCGTGATTTTCGTTACAGCACTTGGCAAATATCCAATTGGGCTTGGACGTTGTCGTTGGACGTGAACCAAGTGCCGGTGTGGGTGCCATTCCTGTTAACCGGGACGGCCGTGATAGGGCTGTTGTCCAGCCTGCTGATCTCGTCAACGATCACGCTGCCACGAAAAACGCTGGTGCCAAAACGCGTGATCGACGAACAGCAGCGGACGTCCAAACAGCCGGTTTCCGCAAGCTGA
- the lexA gene encoding transcriptional repressor LexA, with product MTTTAQLTERQQNVYDMIRGLIIERGYGPTVREIGEHFGIKSPNGVMCHLRALERKGLITRSPNKSRAIELTSPADRSGHALPMVGVVAAGPTTLAFEQNERVDVGQLLFSNDRFMLQVSGDSMVNAHIADGDYVVIQRQENAQPGQMVVAQTPDGEATLKYWYPEGDRIRLQPANDNMDPIFVREAKILGIAVGVVRTRV from the coding sequence GTGACGACCACGGCACAGTTGACCGAGCGTCAGCAGAACGTTTACGACATGATTCGCGGACTGATCATCGAGCGGGGCTACGGCCCGACGGTCCGAGAAATCGGTGAACACTTCGGCATCAAAAGCCCCAACGGGGTGATGTGCCACCTGCGTGCTCTTGAACGCAAAGGTCTGATCACTCGCAGTCCCAACAAGTCTCGTGCTATCGAATTGACATCGCCGGCGGACCGCAGCGGCCACGCGTTGCCGATGGTCGGCGTCGTCGCGGCCGGCCCGACGACTCTTGCATTTGAGCAGAACGAACGGGTCGATGTGGGACAGTTGTTGTTCAGCAACGATCGATTCATGTTGCAGGTCAGCGGCGACAGCATGGTCAACGCCCACATCGCCGACGGCGACTACGTGGTCATCCAGCGTCAAGAAAACGCTCAGCCCGGCCAAATGGTCGTCGCGCAGACCCCCGACGGCGAAGCGACGTTGAAGTATTGGTATCCCGAAGGCGATCGGATCCGATTGCAACCGGCCAACGACAACATGGACCCGATCTTCGTCCGCGAAGCCAAGATCCTGGGTATCGCCGTCGGCGTGGTCCGCACCCGAGTCTGA
- a CDS encoding NAD-dependent deacylase has product MNVLILTGAGISAESGIPTFRGADGLWEGHRVEQVASPEGFDADPVLVHRFYNLRRRKLQDPLIQPNAAHVALADFERGHDSGDFLLVTQNIDNLHQRAGSKRVLPMHGELMKVRCIDTGELFDWTEDLSLETPHPADPENAKLRGRLRPHVVWFGEVPLGLESIERAARKADVFLAIGTSGLVYPAAGIVSQTPVHCRRIEINLDDTPASGAFDETIRGRASEEVPRVLASL; this is encoded by the coding sequence ATGAACGTTCTCATTTTGACCGGTGCCGGGATTTCCGCGGAATCGGGTATCCCCACGTTTCGTGGTGCCGATGGTTTGTGGGAAGGCCATCGGGTCGAACAAGTGGCGTCGCCGGAGGGCTTTGATGCCGATCCCGTGTTGGTGCATCGGTTCTACAACTTGCGGCGACGCAAACTACAGGACCCGTTGATCCAGCCCAACGCGGCGCATGTTGCGCTTGCGGACTTCGAACGTGGCCATGATTCGGGTGATTTCTTGTTGGTGACCCAGAACATCGACAACCTGCACCAACGGGCCGGCAGCAAGCGGGTGTTGCCGATGCACGGCGAACTGATGAAGGTCCGATGCATCGACACCGGTGAACTGTTCGACTGGACGGAAGACCTTTCGCTTGAAACCCCGCACCCGGCTGACCCGGAAAATGCGAAACTGCGTGGGCGATTGCGCCCACACGTCGTTTGGTTTGGCGAGGTTCCGTTGGGATTGGAATCGATCGAACGGGCGGCCCGGAAAGCCGACGTGTTTCTGGCCATCGGCACGTCGGGGCTGGTCTATCCCGCGGCGGGCATCGTCAGTCAGACGCCCGTTCATTGTCGCCGAATCGAAATCAATTTGGACGACACGCCGGCCAGTGGTGCGTTTGATGAAACGATTCGCGGCCGGGCTTCGGAAGAAGTGCCGCGAGTGCTGGCATCTTTGTAG
- a CDS encoding class II fumarate hydratase: MSDFRTERDSMGEVRVPADAYYGAQTQRAVENFPISGWRLPPAMIQAMGWVKYACGVANRDLGKLTGTGKNPLADDQVDAMLKAAEEVAGGGLPDQFPVDVFQTGSGTSSNMNVNEVISNRAIEIAGGDRLQAEKPIHPNDHVNMGQSTNDTFPTAIHVATGYQIHNVLIPALTKMADDLKAKAQQWDKIIKIGRTHLMDATPLRLGQEFGGFARQLELSVRRAEQARDAVLELPVGGTAVGSGINTHPEFGGRVAKVLAEKTGVPFVEAENHFEANAQRDALVQAHGNLKCIAQTLFNVANNIRWLGSGPRCGFYEVALPSRQPGSSIMPGKVNPVMCESMMQLCARVMGNDTCMTVSGASGGNFQLNIMMPVLAHTVLESIQLLTGGTDAFVEFCLNGMEANEEQCEKAVEQSLSMCTSLNPLIGYDKAAKLAKQAFAEGRTIRELCQADGILPEAELTEALDPWKMTEPQV; this comes from the coding sequence ATGAGTGATTTTCGAACCGAACGTGATTCGATGGGCGAAGTCCGCGTTCCCGCCGACGCCTATTACGGTGCCCAGACCCAGCGTGCCGTCGAGAACTTTCCCATCAGCGGTTGGCGTTTGCCGCCGGCGATGATCCAGGCGATGGGATGGGTGAAATATGCCTGCGGCGTCGCCAATCGCGATCTGGGCAAGTTGACCGGAACCGGAAAGAACCCGCTGGCCGACGACCAGGTCGACGCGATGTTGAAGGCGGCCGAAGAAGTCGCCGGCGGTGGACTGCCCGATCAGTTCCCGGTCGACGTTTTCCAGACCGGCAGCGGCACCAGCAGCAACATGAACGTGAACGAGGTGATCAGCAATCGAGCGATCGAGATCGCCGGCGGCGATCGGTTGCAGGCGGAGAAGCCGATTCACCCCAATGATCACGTCAACATGGGGCAAAGTACCAATGACACGTTCCCGACGGCGATCCACGTCGCGACCGGGTACCAGATTCACAATGTGCTGATCCCAGCACTAACGAAGATGGCGGATGACTTGAAGGCCAAGGCCCAGCAATGGGATAAGATCATCAAGATCGGTCGGACGCACTTGATGGACGCCACGCCGCTTCGCTTGGGTCAAGAATTCGGTGGTTTCGCACGCCAGTTGGAACTGTCGGTCCGCCGCGCCGAACAGGCCCGCGACGCCGTGTTGGAATTGCCGGTCGGCGGCACCGCGGTCGGCAGCGGGATCAACACCCATCCGGAATTCGGCGGACGCGTTGCCAAGGTCTTGGCGGAAAAGACCGGCGTTCCGTTTGTGGAAGCGGAAAACCACTTCGAAGCGAACGCCCAGCGCGACGCTTTGGTCCAAGCCCACGGCAATTTGAAGTGCATCGCCCAGACTCTTTTCAACGTCGCCAACAACATTCGTTGGTTGGGCAGCGGCCCGCGTTGTGGGTTCTATGAAGTCGCCTTGCCGTCACGACAACCGGGCAGCAGCATCATGCCCGGCAAGGTCAATCCGGTGATGTGCGAATCGATGATGCAGCTGTGTGCCCGCGTCATGGGAAATGACACCTGCATGACGGTCTCCGGTGCATCCGGTGGCAATTTCCAGTTGAACATCATGATGCCCGTGCTGGCGCACACCGTCCTGGAATCGATCCAGTTGCTGACCGGCGGTACGGACGCGTTCGTCGAATTCTGCTTGAACGGAATGGAAGCGAACGAGGAACAGTGTGAAAAAGCCGTTGAACAGAGTCTGTCGATGTGCACGTCGCTGAACCCGTTGATCGGATACGACAAGGCCGCCAAGTTGGCCAAGCAAGCGTTCGCCGAAGGTCGCACGATTCGCGAACTGTGTCAGGCCGATGGCATCTTGCCGGAAGCCGAACTGACCGAAGCGCTTGATCCTTGGAAGATGACCGAACCGCAGGTCTGA
- the rpsU gene encoding 30S ribosomal protein S21 produces MVKLVVRDRETIQEAVRRFRKLVERSGIKKEMRRREYYEKPSETKRRARLRAERRSRRTRMLAR; encoded by the coding sequence ATGGTCAAGTTAGTAGTTCGTGATCGCGAAACGATTCAAGAAGCCGTTCGTCGTTTCCGAAAATTGGTCGAACGAAGCGGCATTAAGAAAGAAATGCGCCGTCGCGAATACTACGAAAAGCCGAGTGAAACCAAGCGCCGCGCCCGCCTTCGTGCCGAGCGTCGCAGTCGCCGTACCCGCATGCTGGCCCGCTGA
- a CDS encoding transposase, which translates to MTDPENFEEIGHVLDRDADIEISTHARPHWAQAGTITFITLRLIDSIPKKVITRWDQLRCEFIARILPAPTDDWRADRDRLPDASRKAFDKQFKRLREDTLDSCLGQCPLRDPIAAQIVLDALKFFDGDRYLLGDTIIMPNHVHLLVVFRDANAMRKQCTSWMRYTARRINDHLGRQGHLWQSEPFDHLVRNEKQLEYLRDYIEDNPTKAKLTQGEFLYRRSDRAF; encoded by the coding sequence ATGACCGATCCCGAGAATTTCGAAGAAATCGGCCACGTCCTTGACCGCGACGCGGACATTGAAATCTCGACGCACGCTCGGCCGCACTGGGCACAAGCAGGCACGATCACCTTCATCACACTTCGACTGATCGACTCCATTCCCAAAAAGGTCATCACCCGATGGGATCAGTTGCGGTGCGAGTTCATTGCCCGAATCTTGCCCGCCCCCACCGATGATTGGCGTGCCGACCGCGATCGTCTGCCCGACGCCAGTCGCAAAGCTTTCGACAAACAGTTCAAACGTCTTCGCGAAGACACACTCGACTCCTGTCTTGGCCAGTGTCCCTTGCGGGATCCCATCGCCGCTCAAATCGTGCTCGACGCCCTGAAATTTTTCGATGGAGATCGCTATTTGCTGGGCGACACCATCATCATGCCCAATCATGTGCACTTGCTGGTGGTGTTCCGTGATGCCAATGCCATGCGGAAGCAATGCACGTCTTGGATGCGATACACGGCGCGGCGAATCAACGACCACCTCGGTCGGCAAGGTCATCTTTGGCAGAGCGAACCCTTCGATCATCTCGTCCGCAATGAGAAGCAGCTCGAGTACCTTCGCGACTACATCGAAGACAACCCGACCAAAGCAAAGCTCACCCAAGGCGAGTTCCTCTACCGCCGATCCGATCGAGCATTCTAA